From the Gadus chalcogrammus isolate NIFS_2021 chromosome 15, NIFS_Gcha_1.0, whole genome shotgun sequence genome, one window contains:
- the memo1 gene encoding protein MEMO1: MSNRVVCREASHAGSWYSSSGSQLNAQLDSWLSQAQSTIGPARAIIAPHAGYTYCGACAAHAYKQVDPSVTRRVFILGPSHHVPLSRCALSLAEVYKTPLYDLRIDQKVYADLWKTGMFERMSLQTDEDEHSIEMHLPYTAKAMESHKDEFSIVPVLVGALSETKEQEYGALFSKYLADPSNLFIISSDFCHWGQRFRYTYYDESQGEIYRSIENLDKMGMGIIEQLDPMSFTNYLKKYHNTICGRHPIGVLLNAVAELRKNGLEMNFSFLNYAQSSECRNWQDSSVSYAAGALIVH, translated from the exons ATGTCGAACCGAGTGGTGTGCAGAGAAGCAAGTCACGCCGGCAGCTGGTACTCCTCCTCGG GATCACAGCTGAATGCACAACTAGATAGCTGGTTGTCTCAGGCACAGTCCACCATTGGACCTGCAAGAGCCATCATTGCACC CCACGCCGGCTACACCTATTGTGGTGCCTGCGCAGCCCATGCATACAAACAAGTGGACCCCTCTGTTAC TCGTAGGGTGTTTATTCTGGGACCCTCACACCACGTGCCCCTGTCCCGCTGTGCCCTCTCCCTTGCCGAGGTCTACAAAACACCCCTCTATGACCTGAGGATCGACCAGAAGG TTTATGCTGACCTCTGGAAAACAGGCATGTTTGAGCGGATGAGTCTGCAGACAGACGAGGACGAGCACAGTATTGAAATGCACTTGCCTTACACCGCGAAAGCCATGGAGAG CCACAAAGATGAGTTTAGCATCGTCCCTGTGCTGGTGGGTGCACTGAGCGAGACTAAGGAACAGGAGTACGGAGCACTGTTCAGCAAGTACCTGGCGGACCCCTCCAATCTGTTCATCATCTCATCCGACTTCTGCCACTGGG GTCAGCGTTTTCGATACACGTATTACGATGAGTCCCAAGGAGAGATCTACAGATCCATTGAGAACCTTGATAAAATG GGGATGGGCATTATAGAGCAGCTGGACCCGATGTCTTTCACCAACTACTTGAAGAAATACCACAACACCATCTGTGGCCGTCACCCCATTGGAGTGCTACTAAAC GCGGTGGCGGAGCTGAGGAAGAACGGTTTAGAAATGAACTTCTCCTTCCTGAACTACGCCCAATCGAGCGAATGCCGGAACTGGCAGGACAGCTCTGTGAGCTACGCCGCCGGGGCTCTCATAGTTCATTGA
- the LOC130404476 gene encoding spastin-like gives MASRMSSSKGKSNRDIIKGYHKQAFEYISVALRIDEDDTGVKEEVVQWYKKGIEDLQRGIAVEVTGEGDQYESTKRLQDKMVNTLDMAKDRVSLLEATLESTRGLPAPRSPQNGGSQPAPQPKPAPKGPAAAGGASSQVRPPPPGRPAPRTINPKVTPQAGRGPTVKGAAASKQPRKSDMKNFKNVDSKLANMILNEIVDSGPAISFEDIAGQELAKQVLQEIVILPALRPELFTGLRAPARGLLLFGPPGNGKTMLAKAVARESDSTFFNISASTLTSKYVGEGEKLVRALFAVARELQPSIIFIDEVDSLLCERREGEHDASRRLKTEFLLQFDGVQSGGDDRVLVMGATNRPQELDEAALRRFVKRIYVALPDEETRLKLLTHLLGKQGELLNQKELAHLAKVTAGYSGSDLTSLAKDAALGPIREMGPEQVKSVAISEMRRMRLKDFEDSLKRIKPSVSPQTLGLYVKWNKDFGDTTAF, from the exons ATGGCGTCCAGAATGAGTAGCAGCAAAGGCAAAAGCAATAGAGACATTATTAAAGGCTATCATAAACAGGCATTCGAGTACATATCCGTAGCGCTAAGGATCGACGAGGATGATACAG GAGTCAAAGAGGAGGTTGTCCAGTGGTACAAGAAAGGCATTGAGGACCTTCAACGTGGGATTGCCGTAGAAGTCACAGGAGAGG GAGACCAGTATGAAAGTACAAAGAGACTCCAAGATAAGATGGTCAACACTCTCGACATGGCAAAAGATCGGGTCTCACTTTTGG AGGCCACTTTGGAATCTACAAGAGGCCTCCCAGCTCCCAGAAGTCCCCAGAATGGTGGAAGCCAGCCGGCCCCCCAACCCAAGCCTGCCCCAAAAGGCCCGGCTGCAGCTGGTGGCGCCTCCAGTCAGGTCAGGCCGCCCCCCCCTGGCAGGCCAGCCCCCAGAACCATCAACCCAAAG GTTACCCCACAGGCAGGCAGAGGGCCGACTGTTAAAGGTGCGGCAGCGTCGAAGCAACCCCGCAAGAGTGATATGAAAAACTTCAAAAACGTTGACAGCAAACTGGCCAACATGATCCTCAATGAAATTGTTGACAG TGGACCAGCCATATCTTTTGAGGACATTGCCGGACAGGAACTAGCGAAGCAAGTGCTTCAAGAAATTGTCATTCTTCCCGCATTGAGGCCAGAG CTCTTCACCGGCCTGAGGGCTCCAGCCAGAGGGCTGCTTTTGTTTGGTCCCCCTGGGAATGGAAAGACCATGTTG GCCAAAGCAGTCGCCAGGGAGTCTGACTCTACCTTCTTCAACATCAGCGCTTCTACCCTGACCTCTAAATAC gtgggagagggtgagaaacTTGTGCGAGCTTTGTTCGCTGTCGCCCGGGAACTACAGCCATCAATCATCTTCATTG ACGAGGTGGACAGCCTGCTCTgcgagaggagggaaggagagcatGATGCCAGCCGTCGCCTGAAGACCGAGTTCCTCCTCCAGTTCGATGGC GTGCAGTCAGGGGGGGATGACAGAGTACTAGTCATGGGAGCAACAAACCGGCCCCAGGAGCTGGATGAGGCAGCACtgcg ACGCTTTGTCAAAAGGATATACGTGGCCTTGCCGGATGAAGAA ACTAGACTCAAGCTGCTCACACATCTCCTAGGAAAGCAAGGAGAGCTACTGAACCAAAAAGAGCTTGCACATCTTGCCAA GGTGACAGCTGGTTACTCAGGAAGTGACCTCACCTCGTTAGCCAAAGACGCCGCTCTGGGACCTATCAGGG AAATGGGACCCGAACAGGTGAAGAGCGTAGCGATAAGCGAG ATGCGGCGCATGAGGCTGAAGGACTTTGAGGATTCCCTGAAGCGTATCAAGCCCAGTgtcagcccacagaccttgggTCTGTATGTGAAATGGAATAAAGACTTTGGGGACACGACAGCTTTCTAA